A genome region from Paramisgurnus dabryanus chromosome 12, PD_genome_1.1, whole genome shotgun sequence includes the following:
- the sele gene encoding E-selectin isoform X6, with protein MSFKIQLRGVNPLQFFASVLLISSVLNMLTGTEGWSYHCSDSTMTWEEARNWCKERFTDMVAIQNKEEISYLNSYLPKVNGYYWIGIRKINDTWTWVGTNKKLTDEAKNWANNEPNGKKYNEDCVEIYIKRDEEAGKWNDESCSRLKTALCYTASCKNDSCVSGHGECVETINNHTCSCFEGFYGEMCENVIKCKPEDITKPDHGSVQCSNPNGDYSYDSQCEYSCDEGYKLKGASMAKCTATAEWSSKPPTCELIQCAELTAPNNGTMHCSHNPKGNFSSQSTCAFACKEGYTLQTSSSSTLLCGATGNWNDSQPRCKVIKCKPEDITTPDHGTVHCSNPNGNFSYDSLCEYSCDEGYKLKGASMARCTATTEWSSKPPTCELVQCSELITPNNGTMHCRHNPKGNFGYQSTCEFACKEGYTLQTCSSSTLLCGATGHWNDSQPSCEIVKCNPEDVTTLYYGRVQCSNPNGNFSYDSVCEYSCEEGYELKGSTRTKCTATTEWTSKPPTCKLIQCSELITPKNGTMHCRHDSKGNFSSQSTCAFACKEGYTLQTSSSSTLLCGATGHWNDSQPRCEIVKCNPEDVTTLYYGRVQCSNPNGNFSYDSVCEYSCEEGYELKGSTRTKCTATTEWTSKPPTCELIQCSELTAPNNGTMHCSHNPKGNFGFQSTCEFACKEGYTLQTSSSSTLLCGATGHWNDSQPRCEIIKCKPEDITTPDHGTVYCSNPNGNFSYDSLCEYSCDEGYKLKGASMARCTVTTEWSSKPPTCELVQCSELITPNNGTMQCHHDFKGNFSSQSTCEFACKEGYTLQTSSSSTLLCGATGHWNDSQPSCEIVKCKPEDVTTLYYGSVQCSKPNGNFSYDSVCEYSCEEGYELKGSSTTKCTATTEWTSKPPTCEPVRCPTHENPANGVMDCTDSSFIYGSKCSFSCEEGYLLQGASEISCTKTAEWSHEPPRCEAVDCPHLYEPVNGDMNCTLEEPIFGTVCIFNCHDGYQLYNNEIVMCNHNGNWSGEVAVCLAQPGPSASSFKVTEVTAGVSAIVGSSSLLSVLWILKKLRRNANKFDMSSSDTEDPPQVYKNSRDSLI; from the exons ATG AGCTTCAAAATACAGTTACGTGGAGTCAATCCTTTGCAATTTTTTGCTTCCGTTCTTCTTATTTCTTCAG TGTTAAACATGTTGACGGGCACTGAAGGCTGGTCATACCATTGCTCAGACTCCACCATGACCTGGGAAGAGGCAAGAAACTGGTGCAAGGAGCGCTTCACAGACATGGTGGCCATCCAAAACAAAGAGGAGATTTCTTATTTAAACAGCTACTTGCCAAAAGTTAATGGGTATTACTGGATTGGGATACGCAAAATTAATGACACCTGGACCTGGGTGGGAACCAACAAGAAACTTACTGACGAAGCTAAGAATTGGGCAAATAATGAGCCAAATGGAAAGAAATATAATGAAGACTGTGTGGAAATATACATTAAAAGAGACGAGGAGGCCGGCAAATGGAACGATGAGTCCTGTTCGAGACTGAAGACTGCGTTATGTTACACTG CATCCTGCAAAAACGATTCCTGCGTCAGTGGTCATGGCGAGTGTGTGGAGACTATAAACAACCACACATGCTCATGCTTTGAAGGTTTTTATGGAGAGATGTGTGAGAATG TAATAAAATGCAAACCAGAGGACATCACCAAACCAGATCATGGCAGTGTCCAGTGTTCTAATCCTAATGGAGACTACTCATATGACTCTCAGTGTGAATACTCCTGTGATGAGGGTTATAAACTAAAGGGTGCCAGTATGGCAAAATGCACCGCTACAGCAGAATGGTCGAGCAAACCACCAACCTGTGAAC TTATTCAATGTGCAGAGCTAACCGCACCAAACAATGGGACAATGCACTGTAGCCACAATCCCAAAGGCAACTTTAGCTCCCAATCCACTTGTGCGTTTGCTTGTAAAGAAGGATACACGTTACAAACATCCAGCTCATCTACGCTGCTTTGTGGAGCCACAGGAAACTGGAATGATTCACAACCCAGATGTAAAG TAATAAAATGCAAACCGGAGGACATCACCACACCAGATCATGGCACCGTCCATTGTTCTAATCCTAATGGAAACTTTTCATATGACTCTCTGTGTGAATACTCCTGTGATGAGGGTTATAAACTAAAGGGTGCCAGTATGGCGAGATGCACTGCGACAACAGAATGGTCGAGTAAACCACCAACCTGTGAAC TTGTTCAATGTTCAGAGCTGATCACACCAAACAATGGGACAATGCACTGTCGCCACAATCCCAAAGGCAACTTCGGCTACCAGTCCACCTGTGAGTTTGCTTGTAAAGAAGGATACACGTTACAAACATGCAGCTCATCTACGCTGCTTTGTGGAGCCACAGGACACTGGAATGATTCACAACCCAGCTGTGAAA TTGTAAAATGCAATCCTGAGGATGTCACCACTTTATATTACGGCAGAGTACAATGTTCTAATCCCAATGGAAATTTTTCATATGACTCTGTATGTGAATACTCATGTGAGGAGGGTTATGAACTGAAGGGGTCCACAAGAACAAAATGCACTGCTACCACAGAATGGACCAGCAAACCACCAACCTGTAAAC TTATTCAATGTTCAGAGCTGATCACACCAAAAAATGGGACAATGCACTGTCGCCACGATTCCAAAGGCAACTTTAGCTCCCAATCCACTTGTGCGTTTGCTTGTAAAGAAGGATACACGTTACAAACATCCAGCTCATCTACGCTGCTTTGTGGAGCCACAGGACACTGGAATGATTCACAACCCAGATGTGAAA TTGTAAAATGCAATCCTGAGGACGTCACCACTTTATATTACGGCAGAGTACAATGTTCTAATCCCAATGGAAATTTTTCATATGACTCTGTATGTGAATACTCATGTGAGGAGGGTTATGAACTGAAGGGGTCCACGAGGACAAAATGCACTGCTACCACAGAATGGACCAGCAAACCACCAACCTGTGAAC TTATTCAATGTTCAGAGCTGACCGCACCAAACAATGGGACAATGCACTGTAGCCACAATCCCAAAGGCAACTTTGGCTTCCAATCCACCTGTGAGTTTGCTTGTAAAGAAGGATACACGTTACAAACATCCAGCTCATCTACGCTGCTTTGTGGAGCCACAGGACACTGGAATGATTCACAACCCAGATGTGAAA TTATAAAATGCAAACCGGAGGACATCACCACACCAGATCATGGCACCGTCTATTGTTCTAATCCTAATGGAAACTTTTCATATGACTCTCTGTGTGAATACTCCTGTGATGAGGGTTATAAACTAAAGGGTGCCAGTATGGCGAGATGCACCGTGACAACAGAATGGTCGAGCAAACCACCAACTTGTGAAC TTGTTCAATGTTCAGAGCTGATCACACCAAACAATGGGACAATGCAGTGTCACCATGATTTCAAAGGCAACTTTAGCTCCCAATCCACCTGTGAGTTTGCTTGTAAAGAAGGATACACGTTACAAACATCCAGCTCATCTACGCTGCTTTGTGGAGCCACAGGACACTGGAATGATTCACAACCCAGCTGTGAAA TTGTAAAATGCAAACCTGAGGACGTCACCACTTTATATTACGGCAGTGTCCAATGTTCTAAACCCAATGGAAATTTTTCATATGACTCTGTGTGTGAATACTCATGTGAGGAGGGTTATGAACTGAAGGGGTCCAGTACGACAAAATGCACTGCTACCACCGAATGGACCAGCAAACCACCGACCTGTGAAC CTGTTCGCTGCCCAACCCATGAGAATCCAGCCAATGGTGTCATGGACTGCACTGATTCAAGCTTTATTTATGGGAGTAAGTGCAGCTTCAGTTGTGAAGAAGGTTATCTCCTCCAGGGGGCGTCAGAGATCAGCTGTACAAAAACTGCAGAGTGGAGTCACGAACCACCTCGCTGTGAAG CAGTGGATTGCCCACATCTTTATGAGCCTGTCAATGGGGACATGAACTGCACTTTGGAGGAACCCATCTTTGGAACAGTCTGCATCTTCAACTGTCATGATGGTTACCAGCTTTACAATAATGAGATTGTGATGTGCAACCACAATGGAAACTGGTCAGGGGAGGTAGCAGTGTGCTTAG CTCAACCTGGACCCTCAGCATCGAGCTTTAAAGTGACAGAAGTGACAGCTGGGGTTTCCGCTATTGTCGGGAGCTCTAGTCTGTTATCTGTCCTTTGGATACTGAAGAAATTGAGACGTAACG CTAACAAGTTTGACATGAGCAG CTCTGATACTGAAGATCCTCCACAGGTTTATAAGAACAGTCGTGACAGTCTGATTTAA
- the sele gene encoding E-selectin isoform X2: MSSKIQLRGVNPLQFFASLLLISSVLNMWTGTEGWSYHRSDSTMTWENARDWCRKRFTDMVAIQNKEEISYLNSYLPKVNGYYWIGIRKINGIWTWVGTNKKLTDEAKNWANNEPNGKKYNEDCVEIYIKRDYEAGKWNDEHCLKRKTALCYTASCKNDSCVSGHGECVETINNHTCSCFEGFYGEMCENVIKCKSEDISKPDHGSVHCSNPNGKFSYDSLCEYSCDEGYKLKGASMSKCTATTEWSSKPPSCELVLCSELITPNNGTMHCHHDYKGNFSSQSTCEFACEEGYTLQTSSSSTLLCGATGHWNDSQPRCEIVKCNPEDVLTLHHGSVQCSNPNGFFSYDSVCEYSCEEGYELKGFSTTKCTATTEWTSKPPTCELIQCSELTAPNNGTMHCHHNPKGNFGFQSTCEFACKEGYTLRTSSSSTLLCGATGHWNYSQPSCEIVKCNPEDVTTLYYGRVQCSNPNGNFSYDSVCEYSCEEGYELKGSTRTKCTATTEWTSKPPTCKLIQCSELITPKNGTMHCRHDSKGNFSSQSTCAFACKEGYTLQTSSSSTLLCGATGHWNDSQPRCEIIKCKPEDITTPDHGTVYCSNPNGNFSYDSLCKYSCDEGYKLKGASMARCTVTTEWSSKPPSCELIQCSELITPNNGTMHCSHNPKGNFGFQSTCEFACKEGYTLQTSSSSTLLCGATGHWNYSQPSCEIVKCNPEDVTTLYYGRVQCSNPNGNFSYDSVCEYSCEEGYELKGSTRTKCTATTEWTSKPPTCELIQCSELTAPNNGTMHCSHNPKGNFGFQSTCEFACKEGYTLQTSSSSTLLCGATGHWNDSQPRCEIIKCKPEDITTPDHGTVYCSNPNGNFSYDSLCEYSCDEGYKLKGASMARCTVTTEWSSKPPTCELVQCSELITPNNGTMQCHHDFKGNFSSQSTCEFACKEGYTLQTSSSSTLLCGATGHWNDSQPSCEIVKCKPEDVTTLYYGSVQCSKPNGNFSYDSVCEYSCEEGYELKGSSTTKCTATTEWTSKPPTCEPVRCPTHENPANGVMDCTDSSFIYGSKCSFSCEEGYLLQGASEISCTKTAEWSHEPPRCEAVDCPHLYEPVNGDMNCTLEEPIFGTVCIFNCHDGYQLYNNEIVMCNHNGNWSGEVAVCLAQPGPSASSFKVTEVTAGVSAIVGSSSLLSVLWILKKLRRNANKFDMSSSDTEDPPQVYKNSRDSLI, translated from the exons ATG AGCTCCAAAATACAGTTACGTGGAGTCAACCCTTTGCAATTTTTTGCTTCCCTTCTTCTTATTTCTTCAG TGTTAAACATGTGGACGGGCACTGAAGGCTGGTCATACCATCGCTCAGACTCCACCATGACCTGGGAAAACGCAAGAGACTGGTGCAGGAAGCGCTTCACAGACATGGTGGCCATCCAAAACAAAGAGGAGATTTCTTATTTAAACAGCTACTTACCAAAAGTTAATGGGTATTACTGGATTGGGATCCGCAAAATTAACGGCATCTGGACCTGGGTGGGAACCAACAAGAAACTTACTGATGAAGCTAAGAATTGGGCAAATAATGAGCCAAATGGAAAGAAATATAATGAAGACTGTGTGGAAATATACATTAAAAGAGACTATGAGGCAGGCAAATGGAATGATGAGCACTGTTTGAAACGGAAGACTGCGTTATGTTACACTG CATCCTGCAAAAACGATTCCTGCGTCAGTGGTCATGGCGAGTGCGTGGAGACTATAAACAACCACACATGCTCATGCTTTGAAGGTTTTTATGGAGAGATGTGTGAGAATG TAATAAAATGCAAATCGGAGGACATCAGCAAACCAGATCATGGCAGTGTCCATTGTTCTAATCCTAATGGAAAGTTTTCATATGACTCTCTGTGTGAATACTCCTGTGATGAGGGTTATAAACTAAAGGGTGCCAGTATGTCAAAATGCACCGCGACAACAGAATGGTCGAGCAAACCACCAAGCTGTGAAC TTGTTCTATGTTCAGAGCTGATCACACCAAACAATGGGACAATGCACTGTCACCACGATTACAAAGGCAACTTTAGCTCCCAATCCACCTGTGAGTTTGCTTGTGAAGAAGGATACACGTTACAAACATCCAGCTCATCTACGCTGCTTTGTGGAGCCACAGGACACTGGAATGATTCACAACCCAGATGTGAAA ttgTAAAATGCAATCCCGAGGATGTCCTCACTTTACATCACGGCAGTGTCCAATGTTCTAATCccaatggatttttttcatatgaCTCTGTGTGTGAATACTCATGTGAGGAGGGTTATGAACTGAAGGGGTTCAGTACGACAAAATGCACTGCTACCACAGAATGGACCAGCAAACCACCAACCTGTGAAC TTATTCAATGTTCAGAGCTGACCGCACCAAACAATGGGACAATGCACTGTCACCACAATCCCAAAGGCAACTTTGGCTTCCAATCCACCTGTGAGTTTGCTTGTAAAGAAGGATACACGTTACGAACATCCAGCTCATCTACGCTGCTTTGTGGAGCCACAGGACACTGGAATTATTCACAACCCAGCTGTGAAA TTGTAAAATGCAATCCTGAGGATGTCACCACTTTATATTACGGCAGAGTACAATGTTCTAATCCCAATGGAAATTTTTCATATGACTCTGTATGTGAATACTCATGTGAGGAGGGTTATGAACTGAAGGGGTCCACAAGAACAAAATGCACTGCTACCACAGAATGGACCAGCAAACCACCAACCTGTAAAC TTATTCAATGTTCAGAGCTGATCACACCAAAAAATGGGACAATGCACTGTCGCCACGATTCCAAAGGCAACTTTAGCTCCCAATCCACTTGTGCGTTTGCTTGTAAAGAAGGATACACGTTACAAACATCCAGCTCATCTACGCTGCTTTGTGGAGCCACAGGACACTGGAATGATTCACAACCCAGATGTGAAA TTATAAAATGCAAACCGGAGGACATCACCACACCAGATCATGGCACCGTCTATTGTTCTAATCCTAATGGAAACTTTTCATATGACTCTTTGTGTAAATACTCCTGTGATGAGGGTTATAAACTAAAGGGTGCCAGTATGGCGAGATGCACCGTGACAACAGAATGGTCGAGCAAACCACCAAGCTGTGAAC TTATTCAATGTTCAGAGCTGATCACACCAAACAATGGGACAATGCACTGTAGCCACAATCCCAAAGGCAACTTTGGCTTCCAATCCACCTGTGAGTTTGCTTGTAAAGAAGGATACACGTTACAAACATCCAGCTCATCTACGCTGCTTTGTGGAGCCACAGGACACTGGAATTATTCACAACCCAGCTGTGAAA TTGTAAAATGCAATCCTGAGGACGTCACCACTTTATATTACGGCAGAGTACAATGTTCTAATCCCAATGGAAATTTTTCATATGACTCTGTATGTGAATACTCATGTGAGGAGGGTTATGAACTGAAGGGGTCCACGAGGACAAAATGCACTGCTACCACAGAATGGACCAGCAAACCACCAACCTGTGAAC TTATTCAATGTTCAGAGCTGACCGCACCAAACAATGGGACAATGCACTGTAGCCACAATCCCAAAGGCAACTTTGGCTTCCAATCCACCTGTGAGTTTGCTTGTAAAGAAGGATACACGTTACAAACATCCAGCTCATCTACGCTGCTTTGTGGAGCCACAGGACACTGGAATGATTCACAACCCAGATGTGAAA TTATAAAATGCAAACCGGAGGACATCACCACACCAGATCATGGCACCGTCTATTGTTCTAATCCTAATGGAAACTTTTCATATGACTCTCTGTGTGAATACTCCTGTGATGAGGGTTATAAACTAAAGGGTGCCAGTATGGCGAGATGCACCGTGACAACAGAATGGTCGAGCAAACCACCAACTTGTGAAC TTGTTCAATGTTCAGAGCTGATCACACCAAACAATGGGACAATGCAGTGTCACCATGATTTCAAAGGCAACTTTAGCTCCCAATCCACCTGTGAGTTTGCTTGTAAAGAAGGATACACGTTACAAACATCCAGCTCATCTACGCTGCTTTGTGGAGCCACAGGACACTGGAATGATTCACAACCCAGCTGTGAAA TTGTAAAATGCAAACCTGAGGACGTCACCACTTTATATTACGGCAGTGTCCAATGTTCTAAACCCAATGGAAATTTTTCATATGACTCTGTGTGTGAATACTCATGTGAGGAGGGTTATGAACTGAAGGGGTCCAGTACGACAAAATGCACTGCTACCACCGAATGGACCAGCAAACCACCGACCTGTGAAC CTGTTCGCTGCCCAACCCATGAGAATCCAGCCAATGGTGTCATGGACTGCACTGATTCAAGCTTTATTTATGGGAGTAAGTGCAGCTTCAGTTGTGAAGAAGGTTATCTCCTCCAGGGGGCGTCAGAGATCAGCTGTACAAAAACTGCAGAGTGGAGTCACGAACCACCTCGCTGTGAAG CAGTGGATTGCCCACATCTTTATGAGCCTGTCAATGGGGACATGAACTGCACTTTGGAGGAACCCATCTTTGGAACAGTCTGCATCTTCAACTGTCATGATGGTTACCAGCTTTACAATAATGAGATTGTGATGTGCAACCACAATGGAAACTGGTCAGGGGAGGTAGCAGTGTGCTTAG CTCAACCTGGACCCTCAGCATCGAGCTTTAAAGTGACAGAAGTGACAGCTGGGGTTTCCGCTATTGTCGGGAGCTCTAGTCTGTTATCTGTCCTTTGGATACTGAAGAAATTGAGACGTAACG CTAACAAGTTTGACATGAGCAG CTCTGATACTGAAGATCCTCCACAGGTTTATAAGAACAGTCGTGACAGTCTGATTTAA
- the sele gene encoding E-selectin isoform X4, translating to MSSKIQLRGVNPLQFFASLLLISSVLNMWTGTEGWSYHRSDSTMTWENARDWCRKRFTDMVAIQNKEEISYLNSYLPKVNGYYWIGIRKINGIWTWVGTNKKLTDEAKNWANNEPNGKKYNEDCVEIYIKRDYEAGKWNDEHCLKRKTALCYTASCKNDSCVSGHGECVETINNHTCSCFEGFYGEMCENVIKCKSEDISKPDHGSVHCSNPNGKFSYDSLCEYSCDEGYKLKGASMSKCTATTEWSSKPPSCELVLCSELITPNNGTMHCHHDYKGNFSSQSTCEFACEEGYTLQTSSSSTLLCGATGHWNDSQPRCEIIQCSELTAPNNGTMHCHHNPKGNFGFQSTCEFACKEGYTLRTSSSSTLLCGATGHWNYSQPSCEIVKCNPEDVTTLYYGRVQCSNPNGNFSYDSVCEYSCEEGYELKGSTRTKCTATTEWTSKPPTCKLIQCSELITPKNGTMHCRHDSKGNFSSQSTCAFACKEGYTLQTSSSSTLLCGATGHWNDSQPRCEIIKCKPEDITTPDHGTVYCSNPNGNFSYDSLCKYSCDEGYKLKGASMARCTVTTEWSSKPPSCELIQCSELITPNNGTMHCSHNPKGNFGFQSTCEFACKEGYTLQTSSSSTLLCGATGHWNYSQPSCEIVKCNPEDVTTLYYGRVQCSNPNGNFSYDSVCEYSCEEGYELKGSTRTKCTATTEWTSKPPTCELIQCSELTAPNNGTMHCSHNPKGNFGFQSTCEFACKEGYTLQTSSSSTLLCGATGHWNDSQPRCEIIKCKPEDITTPDHGTVYCSNPNGNFSYDSLCEYSCDEGYKLKGASMARCTVTTEWSSKPPTCELVQCSELITPNNGTMQCHHDFKGNFSSQSTCEFACKEGYTLQTSSSSTLLCGATGHWNDSQPSCEIVKCKPEDVTTLYYGSVQCSKPNGNFSYDSVCEYSCEEGYELKGSSTTKCTATTEWTSKPPTCEPVRCPTHENPANGVMDCTDSSFIYGSKCSFSCEEGYLLQGASEISCTKTAEWSHEPPRCEAVDCPHLYEPVNGDMNCTLEEPIFGTVCIFNCHDGYQLYNNEIVMCNHNGNWSGEVAVCLAQPGPSASSFKVTEVTAGVSAIVGSSSLLSVLWILKKLRRNANKFDMSSSDTEDPPQVYKNSRDSLI from the exons ATG AGCTCCAAAATACAGTTACGTGGAGTCAACCCTTTGCAATTTTTTGCTTCCCTTCTTCTTATTTCTTCAG TGTTAAACATGTGGACGGGCACTGAAGGCTGGTCATACCATCGCTCAGACTCCACCATGACCTGGGAAAACGCAAGAGACTGGTGCAGGAAGCGCTTCACAGACATGGTGGCCATCCAAAACAAAGAGGAGATTTCTTATTTAAACAGCTACTTACCAAAAGTTAATGGGTATTACTGGATTGGGATCCGCAAAATTAACGGCATCTGGACCTGGGTGGGAACCAACAAGAAACTTACTGATGAAGCTAAGAATTGGGCAAATAATGAGCCAAATGGAAAGAAATATAATGAAGACTGTGTGGAAATATACATTAAAAGAGACTATGAGGCAGGCAAATGGAATGATGAGCACTGTTTGAAACGGAAGACTGCGTTATGTTACACTG CATCCTGCAAAAACGATTCCTGCGTCAGTGGTCATGGCGAGTGCGTGGAGACTATAAACAACCACACATGCTCATGCTTTGAAGGTTTTTATGGAGAGATGTGTGAGAATG TAATAAAATGCAAATCGGAGGACATCAGCAAACCAGATCATGGCAGTGTCCATTGTTCTAATCCTAATGGAAAGTTTTCATATGACTCTCTGTGTGAATACTCCTGTGATGAGGGTTATAAACTAAAGGGTGCCAGTATGTCAAAATGCACCGCGACAACAGAATGGTCGAGCAAACCACCAAGCTGTGAAC TTGTTCTATGTTCAGAGCTGATCACACCAAACAATGGGACAATGCACTGTCACCACGATTACAAAGGCAACTTTAGCTCCCAATCCACCTGTGAGTTTGCTTGTGAAGAAGGATACACGTTACAAACATCCAGCTCATCTACGCTGCTTTGTGGAGCCACAGGACACTGGAATGATTCACAACCCAGATGTGAAA TTATTCAATGTTCAGAGCTGACCGCACCAAACAATGGGACAATGCACTGTCACCACAATCCCAAAGGCAACTTTGGCTTCCAATCCACCTGTGAGTTTGCTTGTAAAGAAGGATACACGTTACGAACATCCAGCTCATCTACGCTGCTTTGTGGAGCCACAGGACACTGGAATTATTCACAACCCAGCTGTGAAA TTGTAAAATGCAATCCTGAGGATGTCACCACTTTATATTACGGCAGAGTACAATGTTCTAATCCCAATGGAAATTTTTCATATGACTCTGTATGTGAATACTCATGTGAGGAGGGTTATGAACTGAAGGGGTCCACAAGAACAAAATGCACTGCTACCACAGAATGGACCAGCAAACCACCAACCTGTAAAC TTATTCAATGTTCAGAGCTGATCACACCAAAAAATGGGACAATGCACTGTCGCCACGATTCCAAAGGCAACTTTAGCTCCCAATCCACTTGTGCGTTTGCTTGTAAAGAAGGATACACGTTACAAACATCCAGCTCATCTACGCTGCTTTGTGGAGCCACAGGACACTGGAATGATTCACAACCCAGATGTGAAA TTATAAAATGCAAACCGGAGGACATCACCACACCAGATCATGGCACCGTCTATTGTTCTAATCCTAATGGAAACTTTTCATATGACTCTTTGTGTAAATACTCCTGTGATGAGGGTTATAAACTAAAGGGTGCCAGTATGGCGAGATGCACCGTGACAACAGAATGGTCGAGCAAACCACCAAGCTGTGAAC TTATTCAATGTTCAGAGCTGATCACACCAAACAATGGGACAATGCACTGTAGCCACAATCCCAAAGGCAACTTTGGCTTCCAATCCACCTGTGAGTTTGCTTGTAAAGAAGGATACACGTTACAAACATCCAGCTCATCTACGCTGCTTTGTGGAGCCACAGGACACTGGAATTATTCACAACCCAGCTGTGAAA TTGTAAAATGCAATCCTGAGGACGTCACCACTTTATATTACGGCAGAGTACAATGTTCTAATCCCAATGGAAATTTTTCATATGACTCTGTATGTGAATACTCATGTGAGGAGGGTTATGAACTGAAGGGGTCCACGAGGACAAAATGCACTGCTACCACAGAATGGACCAGCAAACCACCAACCTGTGAAC TTATTCAATGTTCAGAGCTGACCGCACCAAACAATGGGACAATGCACTGTAGCCACAATCCCAAAGGCAACTTTGGCTTCCAATCCACCTGTGAGTTTGCTTGTAAAGAAGGATACACGTTACAAACATCCAGCTCATCTACGCTGCTTTGTGGAGCCACAGGACACTGGAATGATTCACAACCCAGATGTGAAA TTATAAAATGCAAACCGGAGGACATCACCACACCAGATCATGGCACCGTCTATTGTTCTAATCCTAATGGAAACTTTTCATATGACTCTCTGTGTGAATACTCCTGTGATGAGGGTTATAAACTAAAGGGTGCCAGTATGGCGAGATGCACCGTGACAACAGAATGGTCGAGCAAACCACCAACTTGTGAAC TTGTTCAATGTTCAGAGCTGATCACACCAAACAATGGGACAATGCAGTGTCACCATGATTTCAAAGGCAACTTTAGCTCCCAATCCACCTGTGAGTTTGCTTGTAAAGAAGGATACACGTTACAAACATCCAGCTCATCTACGCTGCTTTGTGGAGCCACAGGACACTGGAATGATTCACAACCCAGCTGTGAAA TTGTAAAATGCAAACCTGAGGACGTCACCACTTTATATTACGGCAGTGTCCAATGTTCTAAACCCAATGGAAATTTTTCATATGACTCTGTGTGTGAATACTCATGTGAGGAGGGTTATGAACTGAAGGGGTCCAGTACGACAAAATGCACTGCTACCACCGAATGGACCAGCAAACCACCGACCTGTGAAC CTGTTCGCTGCCCAACCCATGAGAATCCAGCCAATGGTGTCATGGACTGCACTGATTCAAGCTTTATTTATGGGAGTAAGTGCAGCTTCAGTTGTGAAGAAGGTTATCTCCTCCAGGGGGCGTCAGAGATCAGCTGTACAAAAACTGCAGAGTGGAGTCACGAACCACCTCGCTGTGAAG CAGTGGATTGCCCACATCTTTATGAGCCTGTCAATGGGGACATGAACTGCACTTTGGAGGAACCCATCTTTGGAACAGTCTGCATCTTCAACTGTCATGATGGTTACCAGCTTTACAATAATGAGATTGTGATGTGCAACCACAATGGAAACTGGTCAGGGGAGGTAGCAGTGTGCTTAG CTCAACCTGGACCCTCAGCATCGAGCTTTAAAGTGACAGAAGTGACAGCTGGGGTTTCCGCTATTGTCGGGAGCTCTAGTCTGTTATCTGTCCTTTGGATACTGAAGAAATTGAGACGTAACG CTAACAAGTTTGACATGAGCAG CTCTGATACTGAAGATCCTCCACAGGTTTATAAGAACAGTCGTGACAGTCTGATTTAA